The Juglans microcarpa x Juglans regia isolate MS1-56 chromosome 2S, Jm3101_v1.0, whole genome shotgun sequence genome has a window encoding:
- the LOC121252302 gene encoding protein ABA DEFICIENT 4, chloroplastic isoform X2, translated as MAFSSYLCFSPISVKIEPLGQSIGLRRDVRIGFSRRSYGSEFCGQPVATVGVDLCPDWSFGGGSRVIFRPKLERCVLYRKGSGVNASWLPSSQLASSVFSLGTVAVLPFYTLMVLAPNAELLPGIAKMFSSEMTLASAWIHLLVVDLFAARQVFHDGLENQIETRHSVSFCLLFCPIGILTHVITKAMTKSCRSP; from the exons ATGGCCTTCTCGTCTTACCTTTGCTTCTCTCCAATTTCAGTCAAG aTTGAGCCCTTGGGACAGTCTATAGGACTGCGGCGTGATGTCAGGATAGGTTTTTCTCGCAGAAGTTACGGCTCTGAATTTTGTGGCCAACCAGTTGCGACTGTGGGAGTTGACTTATGTCCAGACTGGAGTTTCGGAGGAGGATCAAGAgttatttttagaccaaaactTGAAAGATGTGTTCTTTATCGAAAAGGCTCTGGAGTGAATGCTTCAT GGTTGCCAAGCTCCCAACTTGCTAGCAGCGTTTTTTCTTTGGGAACAGTAGCTGTTCTTCCATTTTACACTCTCATGGTTCTGGCTCCTAACGCTGAACTA CTGCCGGGCATCGCAAAGATGTTTTCAAGCGAGATGACTTTAGCCTCTGCTTGGATTCACTTGTTGGTTGTAGATCTCTTTGCTGCAAG GCAGGTTTTTCACGATGGACTGGAAAACCAAATTGAGACCCGGCATTCGGTTTCTTTTTGCCTGCTTTTTTGTCCCATTGGAATCCTTACTCATGTCATCACCAAAGCAATGACCAAGAGTTGCAGAAGCCCCTGA
- the LOC121252265 gene encoding uncharacterized protein LOC121252265, which yields MASLLSLPTISLPQPRLRFPKMTIKPRAVLSRAQKMRVPYELKQGQTRLFHQLPSGLNMEAILQKAVVDKDPNEKMERNIENQSLVFVHGSYHAAWCWAEHWLPFFSGCGFDCYAISLLGQGESDAPVGSVAGTLQTHAGDIADFIRTRVSSPPVLLGHSFGGLIIQYYIANLKKNQALEMETFYPKLAGAALVCSVPPSGNSGLVWRYIFSKPIAAFKVTRSLAAKAFQTSLPLCKETFFSSTMEDHLVLRYQELMRESSRMPLFDLRKLNAALPVPSVPKGSIDVLVLGATDDFIVDAEGLRETGRFYGVSPVSVEGMAHDMMLDCSWEKGAKAILSWLTALRK from the exons ATGGCTTCTCTTCTATCTCTACCCACCATATCCCTTCCTCAACCAAGGTTACGTTTCCCGAAAATGACCATAAAACCTCGGGCTGTTCTCAGTAGAGCTCAGAAGATGCGGGTCCCCTACGAGTTGAAGCAGGGGCAGACCCGTCTTTTCCATCAGCTTCCTTCTGGTCTGAACATGGAGGCCATTTTGCAGAAGGCTGTTGTAGACAAGGACCCAAatgagaaaatggagagaaacaTTGAAAATCAATCTTTGGTATTTGTCCATGGAAGCTACCACGCTGCTTGGTGCTGGGCTGAACACTGGCTTCCCTTCTTTTCAGGTTGTGGGTTTGATTGCTATGCCATAAGCTTGTTGGGTCAG GGTGAAAGTGATGCACCTGTTGGTTCTGTCGCTGGCACTCTCCAG ACACATGCTGGTGATATTGCTGATTTCATCAGGACTAGAGTATCATCACCACCAGTGTTGCTTGGACATTCATTTGGAGGGCTTATCATTCAGTATTACATTgcaaatctgaagaaaaaccAGGCTTTGG AAATGGAAACCTTTTACCCCAAGCTTGCAGGAGCTGCTCTTGTCTGCTCTGTACCTCCTTCGGGCAATAG TGGGTTAGTGTGGCGGTATATCTTTTCAAAGCCTATTGCTGCTTTTAAG GTAACACGCAGCTTAGCAGCAAAAGCTTTCCAAACTTCTCTCCCCCTTTGCAAGGAGACTTTTTTCTCTTCAACAATGGAGGATCATCTGGTTCTACG tTACCAGGAGCTAATGAGAGAGAGTTCAAGGATGCCATTGTTTGATCTGAGGAAGCTGAATGCTGCACTTCCAGTTCCTTCAGTGCCAAAAGGTTCCATTGATGTTCTTGTGTTGGGTGCAACTGATGACTTCATTGTG GATGCTGAAGGTCTCAGAGAAACAGGCCGGTTTTATGGCGTGTCACCAGTCAGTGTTGAAGGGATGGCCCATGACATGATGTTGGATTGTTCATGGGAAAAAGGTGCAAAAGCTATACTATCATGGTTAACTGCTTTGAGAAAATAG
- the LOC121252302 gene encoding protein ABA DEFICIENT 4, chloroplastic isoform X1 produces MAFSSYLCFSPISVKIEPLGQSIGLRRDVRIGFSRRSYGSEFCGQPVATVGVDLCPDWSFGGGSRVIFRPKLERCVLYRKGSGVNASWLPSSQLASSVFSLGTVAVLPFYTLMVLAPNAELTKKSVESSIPYVVLGLLYAYLLYLSWTPETIRLIFASKYLLPELPGIAKMFSSEMTLASAWIHLLVVDLFAARQVFHDGLENQIETRHSVSFCLLFCPIGILTHVITKAMTKSCRSP; encoded by the exons ATGGCCTTCTCGTCTTACCTTTGCTTCTCTCCAATTTCAGTCAAG aTTGAGCCCTTGGGACAGTCTATAGGACTGCGGCGTGATGTCAGGATAGGTTTTTCTCGCAGAAGTTACGGCTCTGAATTTTGTGGCCAACCAGTTGCGACTGTGGGAGTTGACTTATGTCCAGACTGGAGTTTCGGAGGAGGATCAAGAgttatttttagaccaaaactTGAAAGATGTGTTCTTTATCGAAAAGGCTCTGGAGTGAATGCTTCAT GGTTGCCAAGCTCCCAACTTGCTAGCAGCGTTTTTTCTTTGGGAACAGTAGCTGTTCTTCCATTTTACACTCTCATGGTTCTGGCTCCTAACGCTGAACTA ACAAAAAAATCCGTGGAAAGTAGCATACCATATGTCGTGCTTGGACTTCTGTATGCATATCTACTATACCTCTCTTGGACTCCTGAAACAATCCGGCTGATTTTTGCAAGTAAATACTTGCTTCCAGAG CTGCCGGGCATCGCAAAGATGTTTTCAAGCGAGATGACTTTAGCCTCTGCTTGGATTCACTTGTTGGTTGTAGATCTCTTTGCTGCAAG GCAGGTTTTTCACGATGGACTGGAAAACCAAATTGAGACCCGGCATTCGGTTTCTTTTTGCCTGCTTTTTTGTCCCATTGGAATCCTTACTCATGTCATCACCAAAGCAATGACCAAGAGTTGCAGAAGCCCCTGA
- the LOC121252323 gene encoding 40S ribosomal protein S7-like — protein sequence MFSSRKKIHKDKDVEPTEFEDTVAQYLFDLENTNQELKSDLKDLYINSAAQMDISGNRKAVVIHVPYRLRKGFRKIHLRLVRELEKKFSGKDVVVIATRRIVRPPKKGSAAQRPRSRTLTSVHDAMLEDIVHPAEIVGKRIRYRIDGSKIIKILLDPKERNNTEYKLETFSGVYKKLTGKDVVFEYPIAEA from the exons ATGTTCtcttcaagaaagaaaatcCACAAAGACAAGGATGTTGAGCCCACTGAATTTGAGGATACAGTTGCACAG TACCTATTTGATTTGGAAAACACCAATCAGGAGCTAAAAAGTGACTTGAAAGATCTCTACATAAATTCAGCAGC TCAGATGGACATCTCTGGTAATCGCAAGGCCGTGGTTATCCACGTGCCTTACAGATTGCGGAAGGGATTTCGCAAGATTCATCTTCGCCTTGTTAGGGAGCTGGAGAAAAAATTCAGTGGCAAG GATGTTGTTGTGATTGCCACCCGTAGGATAGTAAGACCACCAAAGAAAGGTTCTGCTGCTCAGCGACCCCGCTCCCGCACACTGACATCTGTCCATGATGCCATGCTAGAGGATATTGTGCATCCTGCTGAGATTGTTGGGAAACGCATCAGATACCGAATTGATGGTTCTAAAATAATTAAG ATTTTGTTGGACCCCAAGGAGAGGAACAACACAGAGTATAAACTGGAGACATTTTCTGGTGTTTACAAGAAACTTACCGGGAAAGATGTAGTATTTGAATATCCGATAGCTGAGGCATGA
- the LOC121252253 gene encoding PR5-like receptor kinase, translated as MTIGLAGIAVLSFVIIFSVKRGYLSNNSMVWWKRDAKNDHFTAEEILRNFGSMAPKRYTYSDVKKLTNSFNYKIGQGGYGEVFKGELPDGRIVAVKVLGESKGNGEEFINEVASISRTSHVNIVTLLGFCYERTKRALIYEFVQNGSLDKFIHEKGSSVTNCYLDSKTMFQIAVGIARGLEYLHRGCRTRILHFDIKPHNILLDENLCPKISDFGLAKLCKTKDISIVSMTGMRGTAGYIAPEVFSRYFGGVSHKSDVYSYGMLVLEMVAGRKNLDDGVLSHGSENYFPNWIYDKLEKGETYDTSGDITDDDQDNMIKRMIMVSLWCIQTNPSDRPSMGKVIEMLECNSELPQFPPKPFLNSPTRSAQHDSSTSTTS; from the exons ATGACCATTG GTTTGGCAGGAATTGCAGTTCTCTCttttgtgattatcttcagtgTTAAGAGAGGAtacttatcaaataattcaatggTCTGGTGGAAAAGAGATGCAAAGAATGATCATTTCACTGCGGAGGAAATCCTAAGGAATTTTGGTTCAATGGCCCCGAAGCGATATACTTATTCAGATGTGAAGAAACTGACCAACTCATTCAATTATAAAATAGGACAAGGAGGATATGGTGAAGTATTCAAAGGGGAGCTACCTGATGGGCGTATTGTAGCAGTGAAAGTCTTGGGCGAGTCCAAAGGTAATGGAGAAGAATTTATAAACGAAGTGGCTAGCATTAGTAGAACATCACATGTCAATATAGTCACTCTTTTGGGTTTTTGCTATGAGAGGACTAAAAGAGCCCTAATTTATGAATTTGTGCAAAATGGATCTCTTGATAAGTTCATACATGAGAAAGGATCTTCAGTCACAAATTGTTACTTGGACAGCAAGACCATGTTCCAAATTGCAGTTGGCATTGCTCGAGGACTAGAATATTTACACCGAGGTTGTAGGACTAGGATTCTGCATTTTGACATAAAACCTCACAATATACTTTTGGATGAGAATTTGTGCCCAAAAATCTCTGATTTTGGTCTTGCTAAACtatgcaaaacaaaagataTCAGTATTGTGTCAATGACGGGCATGAGAGGAACTGCAGGATATATTGCCCCTGAAGTATTTAGTCGATACTTTGGCGGAGTCTCTCACAAGTCTGACGTCTACAGTTATGGCATGTTGGTTCTTGAAATGGTTGCGGGAAGGAAAAATCTTGATGATGGGGTGCTCTCTCATGGcagtgaaaattattttcctaaCTGGATTTATGACAAACTTGAAAAGGGTGAGACATATGATACTTCTGGGGATATTACAGATGATGATCAAGACAACATGATAAAAAGGATGATAATGGTGAGTTTGTGGTGCATTCAGACCAATCCTTCAGATCGGCCATCAATGGGTAAGGTGATAGAGATGTTAGAATGTAACTCTGAATTACCTCAATTTCCACCAAAACCTTTCCTGAACTCTCCTACGAGGTCGGCTCAACATGATTCTTCCACCAGTACTACTTCGTAA
- the LOC121252131 gene encoding LEAF RUST 10 DISEASE-RESISTANCE LOCUS RECEPTOR-LIKE PROTEIN KINASE-like 2.1: MHTHLVSAPATFFFIIIAITLVQFPVPSVHAVDDDRYLNCSETFACADIMNLGYPFWGSNRPEYCGYPGFELNCSVNPPQLNVADMYYRVFEINSVARSLKVARVDYWNTTCPAIHANTTIDRSTLFSYTLGTTNLTLYYHCPASSISRLPTTQTADGFSFTCAGDANNFTNYYSSSSINSLLGLCANNVKVPVAEWGTPNNHRLWTAINLGFMVGWNANNTMCDRCEGSGGQCGFNTSTNAFACHCKPGSFPATCGSDIGKYPFHWLI; the protein is encoded by the coding sequence ATGCATACCCATCTCGTCTCAGCTCCGGccactttcttcttcatcataaTAGCAATAACCTTAGTCCAGTTTCCAGTACCATCTGTGCACGCTGTTGATGATGACCGGTACCTCAACTGCAGCGAAACCTTTGCATGTGCGGATATTATGAACCTCGGCTATCCTTTCTGGGGATCAAATCGGCCTGAATATTGTGGGTACCCGGGTTTCGAGTTGAACTGCAGCGTCAATCCCCCGCAGCTTAATGTCGCGGACATGTATTACCGAGTTTTTGAAATCAATAGCGTGGCGCGGAGTCTCAAGGTTGCTAGAGTGGATTACTGGAACACGACTTGTCCTGCTATTCACGCTAATACAACCATAGATCGCAGCACTCTCTTTTCTTATACTTTAGGTACTACCAACCTGACACTCTACTACCACTGCCCTGCTTCTTCAATATCTCGTCTTCCAACAACTCAGACGGCGGATGGTTTTTCGTTTACTTGCGCCGGAGACGCTAACAACTTTACCAATTACTATTCGAGCTCCTCGATTAATAGCTTATTGGGGTTGTGCGCGAACAACGTTAAAGTTCCAGTAGCTGAATGGGGCACACCTAATAACCATAGACTGTGGACAGCTATTAATCTTGGCTTCATGGTGGGGTGGAATGCAAATAACACCATGTGCGATAGATGTGAAGGGTCCGGTGGGCAATGTGGGTTCAACACCAGCACGAATGCTTTCGCTTGCCACTGTAAACCTGGGTCTTTTCCAGCAACGTGTGGATCAGATATTGGTAAGTATCCATTTCACTGGTTAATTTAA